Proteins encoded together in one Microbacterium sp. ABRD28 window:
- the sucB gene encoding 2-oxoglutarate dehydrogenase, E2 component, dihydrolipoamide succinyltransferase, translated as MSTSVVLPALGESVTEGTVTRWLKKVGDTVQADEGLLEISTDKVDTEIPSPISGVIEEILVDEDETVEVGAVLAKIGDGSGGGEAPAPADAQEEPAAAEPTQAEEPAAEAAEPADGPTDAGPAAPAQAAPSDSTTSGGTEVVLPELGESVTEGTVTRWLKQVGDAVEVDEPLLEISTDKVDTEIPSPVKGVLQEILVQEDETIAVGSALARIGDGAAPAAPAPESPAAQEKPAESAPAAQQKPAEEKPAEVAPVPEKVVAHAPVATGVATEQEPSPSSAPSSAASAASSGDDEVAYVTPLVRRLAQQQGVDLASVKGTGVGGRIRKEDVLKAAEDAKAPAPAAAPSAPAAPARTPLEVSPLRGTTQPMSRLRKVLAERAVASMQATAQLTTVVEVDVTKLAGFRDRVKGDFQSKTGDKLSFLPFFALAAAEALQAFPVINSTVDGTNIVYPATENLSIAVDTERGLLTPVLRDAASKNLAQIAHEIADLAARTRDNKLKPDELAGGTFTLTNTGSRGALFDTPVVFLPQSAILGTGIVVKRPGVVSVDGRDAISVRSYVYLALSYDHRVIDGADAARFLGAVKARLEEADFEGDLGI; from the coding sequence ATGAGCACATCCGTGGTCCTCCCCGCGCTCGGCGAGAGCGTCACAGAGGGAACGGTCACCCGCTGGCTCAAGAAGGTCGGTGACACCGTGCAGGCCGACGAGGGGCTCCTCGAGATCTCCACGGACAAGGTCGACACCGAGATCCCCTCCCCGATCAGCGGTGTGATCGAGGAGATTCTGGTCGACGAGGACGAGACGGTCGAGGTCGGCGCTGTCCTGGCCAAGATCGGCGACGGCTCCGGCGGCGGAGAGGCACCGGCCCCAGCCGATGCGCAGGAAGAGCCTGCGGCCGCAGAGCCTACTCAGGCCGAAGAGCCCGCCGCCGAGGCGGCCGAGCCTGCTGACGGACCCACGGACGCTGGTCCGGCTGCTCCGGCGCAGGCTGCGCCCTCGGATTCCACCACCAGCGGCGGAACCGAAGTCGTCTTGCCCGAGCTCGGCGAGAGCGTCACCGAAGGAACGGTCACGCGCTGGCTCAAGCAGGTCGGTGACGCCGTGGAGGTCGACGAGCCGCTGCTGGAGATCTCGACCGACAAGGTCGACACCGAGATCCCCTCCCCTGTCAAGGGCGTCCTGCAGGAGATCCTCGTCCAGGAGGACGAGACGATCGCCGTCGGATCGGCTCTCGCCCGTATCGGCGACGGTGCCGCCCCCGCCGCACCCGCCCCGGAGTCCCCGGCAGCGCAGGAGAAGCCGGCCGAGTCCGCGCCCGCCGCGCAGCAGAAGCCGGCCGAAGAGAAGCCGGCCGAGGTCGCGCCCGTTCCGGAGAAGGTCGTCGCGCACGCGCCGGTCGCGACCGGTGTCGCCACCGAGCAGGAGCCGTCGCCCTCCAGCGCTCCCTCGTCGGCCGCGTCGGCAGCGTCTTCCGGCGATGACGAGGTGGCTTACGTCACCCCGTTGGTGCGCCGGCTCGCTCAGCAGCAGGGCGTCGATCTGGCCTCCGTCAAGGGCACCGGTGTCGGCGGTCGCATCCGCAAGGAGGACGTGCTCAAGGCCGCGGAAGACGCCAAGGCGCCGGCTCCGGCCGCCGCCCCGTCGGCCCCCGCCGCCCCGGCCCGCACTCCGCTGGAGGTCTCACCGCTGCGGGGGACGACCCAGCCGATGTCGCGGCTGCGCAAGGTGCTCGCCGAGCGCGCGGTGGCGTCTATGCAGGCGACCGCTCAGCTCACCACCGTCGTCGAGGTGGATGTCACCAAGCTCGCCGGTTTCCGAGACCGCGTGAAGGGCGACTTCCAGTCCAAGACCGGCGACAAGCTGTCGTTCCTGCCGTTCTTCGCCCTCGCGGCGGCGGAGGCTCTCCAGGCCTTCCCCGTCATCAACAGCACGGTCGACGGAACGAACATCGTCTACCCGGCGACCGAGAACCTCTCGATCGCCGTCGACACCGAGCGTGGCCTTCTCACCCCTGTCCTGCGGGATGCGGCGTCGAAGAACCTCGCGCAGATCGCCCACGAGATCGCCGACCTCGCCGCGCGCACGCGCGACAACAAGCTGAAGCCCGACGAGCTGGCCGGTGGCACCTTCACGCTGACGAATACCGGATCCCGCGGGGCGTTGTTCGACACACCGGTCGTCTTCCTCCCGCAGTCGGCGATCCTCGGGACGGGCATCGTCGTCAAGCGCCCGGGCGTGGTCTCGGTCGACGGCCGCGACGCGATCTCGGTCCGGTCGTACGTCTACCTCGCGCTGTCCTACGACCACCGGGTCATCGACGGGGCTGACGCCGCGCGGTTCCTCGGCGCGGTCAAGGCCCGTCTGGAGGAGGCGGACTTCGAGGGCGACCTCGGCATCTGA
- the lpdA gene encoding dihydrolipoyl dehydrogenase: protein MSAEATPETTADMVILGGGSGGYAAALRAAELGKSVIVVEKDKVGGTCLHRGCIPTKALLHAGEVADAVRAATEIGVDAELRGIDPARVRAYREGIVDKKYRGLQSLLKARGIRVVHGEGRLEAGPAVRVGDTVYRGSDVVLATGSYSRTLPGLEIGGRILTSDQALQLEEIPERVIILGGGVIGVEFASVWRSFGVEVTIVEGLDHLVPAEDVAMSKALERAFRRRGVGFSLGVRFAAATQSADGVTLSLEDGTQFSADYLLVAVGRGPVTADLGLEEAGVALDRGFVVTDERLQTTTPHVFAVGDIVPGLQLAHRSFQQGIFVAETIAGQKPVVVPEQLIPRVAYSHPEVASVGVTEARAVEVHGVDAVQSFEYNLAGNAKSEIIGTGGLVKVVRLKDGPVIGVHLIGDRVGELITEGQLAVAWEAHPEDIAPFIHAHPTQSEALGEAFLALAGKPLHAL from the coding sequence ATGAGCGCCGAGGCGACGCCGGAGACCACGGCGGACATGGTCATTCTCGGCGGCGGGAGCGGCGGCTATGCCGCCGCGCTCCGCGCCGCCGAGCTCGGCAAGTCCGTGATCGTGGTCGAGAAGGACAAGGTGGGCGGCACCTGCCTGCACCGCGGGTGCATTCCGACGAAGGCCCTTCTCCACGCCGGCGAAGTCGCCGACGCCGTTCGAGCTGCGACGGAGATCGGGGTCGACGCGGAGCTGCGCGGCATCGACCCGGCCCGGGTGCGCGCCTATCGCGAGGGCATCGTCGACAAGAAGTACCGGGGTCTGCAGAGCCTGCTGAAGGCCCGCGGCATCCGCGTGGTCCACGGCGAGGGGCGTCTCGAGGCCGGTCCGGCCGTGCGGGTCGGCGACACCGTCTACCGCGGCAGCGATGTCGTCCTGGCCACCGGGTCGTACAGCCGCACGCTGCCGGGTTTGGAGATCGGGGGCCGCATCCTCACCAGCGACCAGGCGCTGCAGCTGGAGGAGATCCCCGAGCGGGTGATCATTCTCGGCGGCGGTGTCATCGGCGTCGAGTTCGCCAGCGTCTGGCGCTCCTTCGGCGTCGAGGTGACCATCGTCGAGGGGCTCGACCACCTCGTGCCGGCCGAGGATGTCGCGATGAGCAAGGCGCTCGAGCGCGCGTTCCGCCGCCGCGGCGTCGGCTTCTCTCTCGGTGTCCGGTTCGCCGCTGCGACGCAGTCTGCCGACGGGGTGACCCTTTCGCTCGAGGACGGGACGCAGTTCTCGGCCGACTACCTGCTCGTCGCCGTCGGCCGGGGCCCCGTCACCGCGGATCTGGGCCTGGAAGAGGCCGGGGTCGCGCTGGATCGCGGTTTCGTCGTCACCGACGAGAGGCTCCAGACCACCACCCCGCACGTCTTCGCCGTCGGTGACATCGTGCCGGGCCTTCAGCTGGCCCACCGCAGTTTCCAGCAGGGCATCTTCGTCGCCGAGACGATCGCAGGGCAGAAGCCCGTGGTCGTCCCCGAGCAGCTCATCCCACGGGTCGCGTACTCGCACCCCGAGGTGGCTTCGGTCGGTGTGACCGAGGCGCGGGCGGTCGAGGTGCACGGTGTGGACGCGGTGCAGTCCTTCGAGTACAACCTCGCCGGCAATGCCAAGAGCGAGATCATCGGCACCGGGGGCCTGGTGAAGGTCGTCCGTCTCAAGGACGGACCGGTCATCGGTGTCCATCTCATCGGCGACCGGGTCGGAGAGCTCATCACCGAGGGTCAGCTGGCCGTCGCGTGGGAGGCCCACCCCGAAGACATCGCCCCCTTCATACACGCCCACCCCACGCAGAGCGAAGCGCTCGGTGAGGCCTTCCTGGCCCTGGCCGGCAAGCCGCTGCACGCGCTGTGA